TAGTTAAATGATCAAGCTATTTCTCAGGAGATTTCAAAGCCTGATCTAGTACTTGTCGAGCCTGTTCTGCTTTTGCTCTTGCTTCTTGATAACGCAGATTAGCTTGGGCATAATTTTTGAGAACTTTAAAACCTTCCTTGAGACGAGTAATTTCCTCCTCAGTCACAGACTTATCTGAAAATAGGATGTCAACCGCCTTGCGAACTTCCATAGCTTCGGTGCGTGACTCCTGCACTTTCAACTTGAGTGTGGCTAGGTTACTCAAAACCTGCACAGCCTGTGTAATGGCGTCTTCGTCGCTCGTGGTCTCCGTTGATGTTTCTTTGACTTCAATGAGCTGTTGGGGACCAAATCCATCTTCGAGTTCCGTAGGTAACTGACCTTCATCCATCAGTTTCATCAACTGATCCATCGCTTTTTCACGGGCTTTGGCTGAATCTTTACCGGGAACGGAGAGGATGATTTCTGGGCTTTGAGCAAGAGTGTACTGAACCATAAATTAGGTAGAGAATGTGCTAGTAAACCAAGCCGGGGTAATAATTTTAACGCGAAACAAAGCTGCAAAACCAGCAAAACAAAATGTCTTGTTCTTTTATTAGTACAAGCATATTATAATAAGACAAAAAACAGCACTTATTCACTAGACTTCTTGCAAAAATCCAAAAAAAAGAAGAATTAACCACAGATGGACGAGGCAGTGCGTTGCGGTGAATCAGCCCTGCAGGCGGGTTTCCCGCCGTAGGGGACTGTGAACCCGAAGGGGGGTTCCCCCCGTTGTTCGCGCAGCGTCTCCGCAGGAGATAGCAACTGCCGTACAGATGGACACAGATGGAATCAAACAGATGCAAGAAGTCTACTTCTTGTATCGCTGTGCCGTCAGACTACTAAAAATTAGGAGTTGGGACGCTTGGTTTTGTTAAGCCTTGTTCGTGTAACCTTGCCAAGTTACGAAAAATAAAACTTTATACTGGAAGAAGTAAGAGTATTTTTCGCTGCGAGGGAAGAGCGATGGCTCCAAATCCCACCATTATGCAAGCTGTGGAACAATTAGGTTACCGCGTCACTGTTGGAGACGTGGCAACCCAGGCAGGATTAAATGTCATGCAGGCAAATCAAGGGTTATTAGCCCTTGCTTCTGATGTCGGTGGACATTTACAAGTTTCTAATACGGGTGACATTGTTTACCTATTTCCAAAAAACTTACGGTCAATTTTACGTAATAAGTATTTGCAATTAAGGTTGCAGGAATGGTGGAAAAAAGTTTGGGGTGTTCTGTTTTACTTAATTCGGATTTCCTTCGGAATTTTCTTAATTGTTTCCATCGCCCTGATAACTATCAGCATCATCTTAATCATCTCAGCTGTTAACTCAGACCGCGATGGCGACAATAGAGGGGTCAATTTTAGTGGTGGCTTTTTCTTTTTCCCTGATTTATTCTGGTATCTTAGCCCAGATTATGATACTCGTCAGCGGGAAAGACGTCGGGAGAAAAGCAATCTAAATTTCTTTGAATCTGTATTTTCCTTTTTGTTCGGCGATGGCAACCCTAATAACAACTTAGAAGAACGCCGCTGGCAAGAAATTGCTACAGTGATTCGTAACAACCAAGGTGCCATAGTCGCTGAACAAATTGCGCCCTATTTGGATAATATTGGAGAGGGTTATACCAGAGAGTACGAAGACTATATGCTGCCCGTTCTCACTCGTTTCAACGGGCAACCCAAGGTCAGTCCCCAAGGGCAAATTGTTTATTATTTTCCAGAGTTGCAGGTGAGTGCTGCCAAGAAACGCCGTCAGTCTCTATCAGCTTATTTGAAGGAATTGCCTTGGCGCTTTAGTGCGGCAAATTCAGGACAAATTATGCTGAGTGCAGGGTTGGGTATAGCGAATTTTGTTGGTGCATTAGTGCTCTTAAGTTTGTTGAGAGATGGCACTGTAGCCGCCCAAATAGGTGGACTTGTTGCTTTTGTACAAGGGATTTATTGGCTATTATTGGCTTACGGAACAGGTTTTTTAGTTGTTCCTTTAGTACGTTATTTCTGGATTCAGTGGCGCAATAGCAAAATTGCTAAACGCAACCGAGAGCGCCTATTCTGGGCAAACCTATTAGCAAGCGCGGATGCTCAGTTGCAGCAAAAAATAGCTTATGCTCAACAGTTTGCAGCAGAAAAAGTTCTGGGGAATGAAGATTTGGTCTACTCCAGCGAAACCGACTTATTAGAACAGGAAATAGAACATTCTCAACAAATTGATGCTGAATGGCAAAAACGCCTAAGCAGAGGAAGCGGGGAGTAGGGCAAAGATGAGGGAGTGGAGGGAGATTAAAGAAATTAATTTGTCTTCCCCCCACTCCTCCACTCCTCCACTCCTCCACTCCCCCACTCCTCCACTCCTCCACTCCTGTTGATTACTTCACCCGAATAGGTGCTAGAGCAACACCTCGGTAATAGTAATTCAAAATTTGCAGGTGATTATACCCTCGCTTTGCGAGATTGTAAGCTCCCCACTGACTCATGCCTAAAGCATGACCATAGCCAAGACCTGTTAGTGTAAAACCTCCATTCCCATTGCTGACGGTAAAGCGGGTGCTTTTCAGCTTGAGGGCTGTACGCACATCCTCGCCCCTGAGAACTTTCTCACCCTTGTCGCCGACAATTTTCAGCGCTGTCACACTGCCGAAACGCGATGTACTTTCAGGAATAATTTGCTTAACGTTGCCCACATCTGGAATTTGGGTGCTAACTTCCCCCGGGGAAAAAGTTCTGACCCAGTTGCACTCGCTGATATTTTGGTCGAAGTCTGGAACAGCACGTAGGTATGGCTCGTTACTTCCCCAAACATCTTCTGAGTTTTCAGTGTGTCCGCCAGAACAAGCGTGGAAGACAGAAAGAATAATCCTGTTTCTGTAAGTCAGTACTTTCCCAGATGTGCCATCAACCGCAGCGTAGGTTGTGGGAGATTCACTGTTGACGCCTTTGTAAATTTGCCAACGATCTGGTGTATCGCCCACATCGTAAATGGGATTACTGCGCTGTCTCTCGCGCTCGTAAAGAGCATATGTACGGGCGGCGATCGCTTGAGCCTTTAGGGCTTCTAAAGGCCAACGGTTGTCCATTTCGCCACCAATAACGCTGTAGAGATATTCTTCCAAATCAACCCAGTTAACAACAGATAAACCTTTTTGTGTCGGTACAACGAGAGTTCTGCCTCGATACCAGCGATCGCCAATATAAACGAATCCCTTACCTGATGGCTCAATCCAGAATAGATTAGACTGCCACCTATCCAAAGCAACTCCACCTGGAACCGGTTGGGCATAGTAAGCACTCATTCCCGGTAACTGTCCTAGAGTACGACCGCTACTATCCTTGACAACCGCAGCCGTAGAACTACCGACTTTTACCTGATTGACGTCCCTTTCAATTGCCACGCGCAGGATGACAGATGCTTGAGATGGGGCAACCATAGCTATCCATATGAGGATACCAAGCCACCAATGGCGTCCTTTGATGTGGGAAAATAAAGAGGCTAAGAACAGTTGGAATTTCATGCTAACAATGATAGTTACACTTTTGTATGGTTGACGCTCACTTCTGCTGTAGTTTCCCTTCAAGTAAGATTTCAACCCTATAAAATATAAATGAACTACCATAGGCTAGCAACGCTATTTGTATAGCATTTGTCATTGCAACGCTAAAATTCTTTCTAGCCTTCCCAAACTAATTCTTAATTACTCACTCAATTACGAATAAAGAGTAGGGATACAAGAATACGTCAAAAAAGATTTTTTAACTTTTAACTTTTAACTTTTTAAAAGGGATTGGCGATGATAGAAAAGTACAAACCGTTTTCCTGCCATGTGCCTTTATTGTCATTCCCAGCAATTGAAATTAAAGGAATACCCCAGTCCAAGCGGACGGTAAGGCGGTCTTGTAATTGTAGGCGCAACCCTAAGCCTACAGACATAAGTGTATTTTGATCTAGCTCAGAATTATCGCTGGTTCTGCCAGAACGGTTCCAGCTTGTACCAATATCGAAAAAGGGAGCGACTTGTAAAAGGCTGTTGGGTTCAAAGAAGCGGAGAATGGGAATTCGGACTTCAGCAGAAGCAAAGAAACCGTTGTCTGTGAGTAAGGCATCTTGGCGGTAGCCTCGGACATTTTCCAGACCACCTAAGCTAAATTGTTCAAAGGCAACCAGTGGTTGGTCTGCGAGCTGCACATCTGTTCGGAGTAACAGGAGGGTATCGCGAGCCAACAGGCGCACCCACTGTGCTTGTCCTCTCCAAGCTAAGAAACTTTTGGAATCAAAAGCGTCAAGTCCCACACTGAACTGAGAACGTAAGGCAAAAACTTGCTGACTGTTGCGCTGTGTCCATTCTTGGAAAAAACGCAAAGCAGTGACCTGCGTTTTTCCTTCCTCATCTGCGCCAAACGCCTCTTGAAAGGGAATCTCCCCATTGAAGAAACTAGCTTCGCTTTCTCGGCGAGTTGCAGTTAAACCCAATGCCAATTCCTGAGTTGGGGATTGTATTATGGGCTGGCGTAGTGTGAGTTCATAGTAGCGGGAGTTGGATTCGATATCTAGGACATTAAAGGGTCTTTCTATCACATCGCTATCAGACATACCAAAGCTAAAGGTAACAGTACCATTGCGGGGATTAAGGGGTACAGAGTAGCTAAAATCCAAGGCATTGCTACCGTCACTATTGGTATAAGTAGCACTAACGCCATCTCCCCATCCAAAGAAATTGGCTTCGCTTACTTGGATTTGGCGGCGAAAACTACCCACAGCAGGAGAACGCCTATTATCTAGGATGATCTGTAGCTTAGAAGTATCTGCCTCCTTGACACGTACTTCTAGCAAACTCAACCCCGGACGGGAACCTGCAGACAGTTCGGCTGACAGGGTTTCAATGAGGGGATTGAGTTGCAAAAGTTGCAATGCTTCTAGCAGGCGATCGCGATTCAGGGGTTTACCTGTAGCTATGGCAAGGCGACTCCGCACGTAGCCAGGATTTAGTCTGCGTGTATTTGATATTTTTATGTCTTCTAGTGTACCCTCAACTATCCGAATTTCTACGACACCTCCTTGGAGTTTCTGTGGTGGGATATAGGCTCCAGATGTTATGTATCCTTGGTCAACATACAGTTGCGTAATTTTCGTTCGCACCTCAAATAATTCTGTAAGGGTAATGGGACGGTTGGTGTAGGGTGCAGTGATTTTGGTAAAATCTTCAGGGCTAAAGACAGTACTGCCTGTGACTTCAAATTTTTCAACCGTGATGGTTTGAGGAACTTCAGTAGGTGGGGGTTGTTCGGAACCGGGAGGTGTGAAGCTGGGTGGAGTCAGTAATTCCTCTGGAGGTGGTAGGCGAGAGGGAGGCGTCGGTTCCGGTAATGGCTGGGTAGAAGGTGGTTCGTTCTGCTGTCGTGAAATGGGTTGGAGACTTAAGATTTGGGTGGGTTGCTGGTTTGATATTTGCGTTGTGTTAACGACTTGTGCTTGTAGTGGTTTCACTGGTAGTGTGCCGATGATTGCTACCAAGCTTAAATAAGGGGAGTATTGATAGAGATATAGTTTTTTGCAAAGTTTATTGGGCATGACAACAGGAGAATGATAAGGGGAGAGGTACAGAATTCACGATTGATGTTTAATTGATGTTTAAGCAATAAGAATGACATCACTGTTAGCATCAATAATCCATCCTTACGCTTCGATAATTTTAGGAGAATCTTGCTTTTTTGGGCTAAAAAATAGAATAAATCTGGCATATTTGTAAGCAATTCCTATAATTTAGGCAATTTGGTAGCTCATAGTAAATTACAGCGGCTTGCAACTGGGTAAGGTGTAAAAAGAAATAATGAACCACAGATGGATACAGATGAAAACCGATATTTATCTGTGTTCATCTGTGTCCATCTGTGGTTTTTTTTCAAAAAATTGACTTTTGCAAGAGTTCTAATATTTAGTAAGCGATATATCTGCTTGTTGCACTCGTGGGAGAAAACCAAAATGGAGATTTCTGCTATTTTTTGCAAAAAAATAGCAGGAAGTGACTCCCAATTTATTAGTTTAAATATTTACATTAGGTGCTCTCTTAACAAAGATGACATTTACTACCCATCCTTGCGCTTCCACCTACTTACGAAACGCAGCGTTCAATTGTTGCTAAAACTGATTTGGAAAGTGCGTCAAAATCATAACCACCTTCCAAGCCAAACACAATTTTACGAGTTATTCCCAGACAATATTGTGTGAATAAACCATAATCTTGCGGTTGCAAATTTATACTGGCTAAAGGGTCATCAGCGTTGGCGTCGTAACCTGCACTCACAATTAGTAAATCTGGCTGAAAGTTGGATAAAAAGGGGAGAACTTTTGTTTCAAAAACTGGTTGGTAGATGCTGATATCGCTCCCAGGAGGAAAGGGCAAATTCAACACATTGTTATGAAAGCCTTGCTCTGTATAATTTCCAGTACCCGGATAGCACGGATACTGATGCAGAGAACAGTAGGCGATTTGTGGGTGAGTTTCTACGATCGCCTGCGTACCATTCCCATGATGCACGTCCCAATCAAGAATGGCGACACGGTTAATTCCTGGTTGTTGCAAAGCATAAAGAGCAGCGATCGCCGCATTGGAAAATAAGCAAAACCCCATCCCAGCATCACTTTCGGCGTGATGTCCTGGTGGACGCGCCAGCACAAAAGCTGGTTTACCCGTTGTTAGGACAGCATCAACTCCATCCAACCAAGCACTCACCGCCAATAAAGCAACATCATAACTGCGCGGCGAAACTGGCGTGTCTCCATCCAAATAACCGCCGCCAGCAAGAGCAATTTCTTGGAGTTTTTTGATGTAGCGCTGCGTGTGTGCTTGTGCCAACACAGACATCAGAGGGCGCTTTTCGGGTGGCGTGGGTAAGCGCCATTCAATGTGTTGTGCAAACGCAGCTTGTTTTAAAGCAGTGGCGATCGCCGTTAGGCGTTCTGGTTTCTCTGGATGAAAAGACCCAGTCTTGTGATCCAGAAACTCGTCGGAATAGATGACGTTCAGCATAGGGTCAAAAAACTTGGCAGCAAGATACCGATTGAATGTATCTATACTACTCTTTAGTAAACCCAATCATTTCATCGGTTGGTTCATCCAGCATTTCCGGTACTACTGCTGGGTTCCCCCTAAGTTCATCTGGTGATAAACCAAGCAAGACATCATCCATTTTTGGAGGATGTTTAATTCTGTCACGCATTTCTGGACTTAATTGTGATTCATCGCCTTGTGGATTTGTCTTTTCGGCTTGATTAGGAGTTGTTTCATCGCTATACATGATTGTTTCCCCAAACTTACACGCCCCAGCTTAAACTCTCCTGTTGCGAGGCACACACTATCTTGGGGCTTAAATTGAGGGTGGGGTATGGGCAGAGTCCTTGCGCCTTTACACCCTTGTTGTGGATGATATTTAGCATATACAAAAACAAAATAAATATTTTGTAATCTTTTGTTTCACTTATCAGGGAAATTAAGCAGTGCTACCAAACAAACGCCCTCCTACTGAGCAAACTCAACGTTGGACATTCTCTCAGCTTTTTGGACGAGCAAGGCGTAATCCTTTCATGATTTCGCGTTGGGTTTTACGCTGGGCTGTTGTAGGGATTTTTTGTGGTTTATTTGCTGGGTTGTACTGGATTGTCCTAGAACTGATGATTCATGGACTCCAAAGATTTCAGGGTCCTAGTCTCCTGTTCGTGATGCCATTGGCTGGTTTAGTTATCGGTCTGGTGATTCATTTCCTTGGGAATCCTGGTGAAATTGGTGTCATAGTTGATAACATCCATTTTCAGGGCGGACGGCTGGATGCTCGCAAAAATCCTTCAATGATTCTTGCTTCCCTAGTCAGCATATCAGCGGGCGGCAGCGCTGGACCAGAAGCACCGTTGGTACAGGTCACGGGTTCCTTTGGCACTTGGGTTGCTGACCGTTTAAGACTTCAAGGTGAAGACTTCAGATCCATGAGTCTGGCGGCGATGGCTGGGGGCTTCACTGCTTTGTTTGGCGCACCTCTTGGTGGTGCTATGTTCGCCTTGGAGATTTTGCACCACCAGCATATTGTGGAGTATTACGAAGCCCTGATGCCCGCCATTGTTTCAAGTTGCGCTAGTTATCTGGTCTTTGCAGCAATTACAAATTTGGGGATTGCACCCACCTGGCATTTCCCTCAGTACCATCTAGAGAGCATAAATGATTTTGCCGTAGCTATCATGTTTGGGATTGTCGGAGTTGCGGCGGGATGGATTTTCATGAGTATTTTTCGCGGATGTGACCGAGTCTTTGCCTTGATTGGTGAACCAATTTATCTACGCACAACAATAGCAGGACTGGGATTGGGCATTTTAGCAACTCTGTTACCTCTCACCCGTTATTTTGGACATGAGGAGTTAGATGAGGTTATCAATCAAAGCTTTCCTGTCGTTTTTTTGTTTGTGCTTGCCTTAGCTAAAATGGCTACCATTAGCATGACTGTGACTGGTGGATGGCGCGGTGGATTTATTATTCCTTTGTTTTTCACGGGTGCTTGTGTCGGTAAAGCCGTTGCAGCCTTAATTCCTGGACTTAATCCCACGCTTGCGATGATTTGTACGATGGCAGCTATCAATGCTTCTGTGACGCGCACACCAATCAGCACAACCTTGCTGTTGTCAAAATTGACCAACTTCAGCCCCTTTACTCCAATCCTGTTTGCCAGTCTGATTGGATTTTTTCTTGCGCCCAAAGTTCCCTTTATTGCATCTCAACTTAAGTCTGGACAAGAAGCCATGAGCACTCATGATTAACCAGTTATTAGCTATCAGTTAACAGCTTAATAACTGTTTATTTTTGACCTTTCACTGTTCATGGTACAAGCCAGAAAACAGCAATATATGCTAGAATTGTATCAAATTACGGCAATTATTCAGCAATAATTGGGAATAGTTTTGCTTTTTTCTCAGTATAAAGCCTAAAATTTGCAATTTTTGGAGTTTTTTGGGTTATGACAACCTCTCAGGAGAGGATTATCCCTACTGACCTGCGGAATGAAATGTCCCGGTCATATTTGGAATACGCGATGAGCGTAATTGTAGGTCGGGCACTGCCAGACGCCAGGGATGGTCTGAAACCTGTGCATCGTCGCATTCTCTACGCAATGCATGAACTGGGGCTAATCCACGAGCGCCCGTTTAAAAAATGCGCTCGTGTGGTAGGGGAAGTGCTGGGTAAATATCACCCCCACGGCGACACAGCTGTCTATGACGCTTTGGTGCGGATGGCGCAGGATTTTTCCATGAGATCGCCCTTAGTTGAAGGGCATGGAAACTTCGGTTCGGTGGACAACGATCCACCAGCGGCAATGCGATACACAGAATGCCGCTTGCAAGCTTTAACCGGCGATGCCCTTCTACAAGATATCGAATCGGAAACAGTTGATTTCGTCGATAACTTCGACGCTTCCCAGCAAGAACCAACAGTGCTGCCAGCAAGGGTTCCGCAGTTACTGCTCAATGGTTCCTCTGGGATCGCGGTGGGTATGGCAACCAACATCCCGCCGCATAACTTGGGGGAATTGATTGATGGGTTGGTAGCACTGATTGAAAATCCAGAAATAACTGATATTCAGTTAATACAGTATATTCCTGGGCCTGACTTTCCTACAGGAGGTCAGATTTTGGGAACATCGGCAATTAGGGAAGCTTATACCACAGGGCGCGGTTCGATCACCATGCGCGGTGTGGCTACAATTGAAACGATTGAACAGCGAGGACGCCCTGACAGAGACGCAATCATCATCACCGAATTGCCCTACCAAACCAACAAAGCGGCGCTGATTGAAAAAATCGCCGAGATGGTGAACGAAAAGAGGATAGAGGGAATTGCCGATATTCGGGATGAGAGCGATCGCGATGGGATGCGAATTGTGATAGAACTCAAGCGCGATGCTTATCCCCGTGTCGTACTAAACAACCTCTACAAGCAAACGCCGCTGCAAGCAAACTTTGGGGCGAATATGCTGGCGCTGGTGAATGGCGAACCGCAGATACTCACCCTGAAGGAGTTTTTGCAAGTCTTCTTGGATTTCCGCATTGAAGCTATTACCAGACGTACTCGATACGAACTGCGAAAAGCCGAAGAACGCGACCACATACTGCAAGGCTTGTTGATTGCCCTAGCCCACCTAGATGAAATTATCAACTTGATTCGCCATGCACCTGATGCGCCGACAGCCAAAGGCGAGTTGATGACAACCTACGGACTTTCGGAAGCGCAAGCAGATGCGATATTGCAAATGCAGCTGCGACGTTTAACAGCCCTAGAAGCAGACAAAATCCGCTCAGAACACGAAGAATTACAAGCAATCATTGCTAACTTGCAGGATATCTTGGCACGGCGAGAGCGGATTCTTGAAATCATTCAAACCGAAGTCAAGCAACTCAAAGAGAAACACGCGACACCTCGGCGCACGGTCATTTCACCCCTTGAAGGAGAAATCGATGAGCGTGACCTCATTGCCAATGAAAAAGCCCTGATTCTGTTGACAGAGCAAGGTTACATCAAACGAATGGCAGTGAATACCTTTGAGGCGCAAAGCCGTGCAACCAGAGGCAAAGCAGCTGCCAAGATGAAAGAAGATGACGGCGTTGAGCATTTCTTGACGTGCTGCGACCATGACAGCGTTCTCTTCTTTAGCGAACGAGGTGTTGTCTACTGCCTGAAAGCGTATCAAATACCCGTGAGTTCCCGAACCAGTCGCGGAACGCCAATAGTGCAAATGCTGCCCATTCCCAAAGAGGAGAAAATCACCTCGATTGTCCCTGTTACAGAGTTTACCAGCGATGAATATTTGGTCATGCTCACCAAGGGTGGCAATATCAAGAAAACAGAGTTGGCAGCATTTAGCAACATTCGTGCCAACGGCTTGATTGCCATATCCTTAGAAGAAGGTGATCAACTCCGGTGGGTGCGACGCGCCAGAGTCGAAGACAGCGTGATCATTGGTTCCCGTCAGGGTATGGCAATTCACTTTAGATGCACTCACGAACAACTGCGTCCTTTAGGACGGGCAACTCGTGGGGTGAAATCGATGAAATTGCGTAAGGGTGACGTACTGGTAGGTATGGATATTCTCCCTGCTGCCATTCTTGCCACTTTAGAAGATACAAGCACAGAAGCCGAAATCGAGGAAATCGAAACAGAAGAAATTGAAAATGAAGAGTCCATAGAAGTCTCCGGCAACGGCAGTACTGGTCCTTGGGCATTGGTTATTACAATGGGAGGATACGGCAAACGCGTCCCAGTTTCCCAATTCCGACTGCAAAATCGTGCTGGGCAAGGTTTAATGGCAACCAAATTCAAAAACCGCAAAATAAAAGACCAACTGGCAACCTTGCACATTGTCAACAGCGACGATGAAATTATGATGGTCACTAGTCGCGGTATCATCATCCGGCAGGCGACAAATGCAATTTCCATACAATCGCGATCAGCAACTGGGGTGCGAGTACAGCGCCTTGATGAAGATGATGTAATCACGGGAGTGGCGATCGTACCCCCCGATACTGGTGATGCAGAAGAGGCAGAGTAGGAAGCAGGGGGAGCAGGGGAAGAAGTTTACTATCTTAATCCCTTACCTAATTGCTCTATCTAGCGGTGTTTTGATGGGGTTGACCGTTGCACCTTTTGGTGCATGGTTCTTAGGGTGGATTGCCCTTGCTCCCCTGTGGGTATTAGTTATTCGTTCTTCACAACGAAAAAACTCTACTCCCCCTACTCCCCATCTCCTCATCCCCGTCTCCCTTGTTTGGGGTATTGGTTATCACGGTCTTGCCTTATCCTGGATTACTGGGATTCACCCCATGACTTGGATGGGGGTTCCTTGGTTGGCGAGTTTGGCGATCGCTCTTTTTTGCTGGATATTCATCACTCTCTGGGGAGCCGCATTAGTTGCCAGTTGGGCAATTTGCTTCTCCTGGATTTTGAGTTTTAAAGTTTGGATTCATCGCAAATTTCAATCTTTTTCCTCCACTCCCCCCCTCCTCCCCTCCCCCCCTCCTCCTCTCATCCGCGTCCTCATTGGCACCGCTCTATGGTGCGGCTTAGAAGCCCTTTGGAGTGCTGGACCTTTGTGGTGGAGTTCTCTTTCTTACACTCAAAGTCCGTATAATCTCGTTATTTTACACCTTGGTCAACTGTCTGGACCAAGCGCGGTGACAGCGGCTCTTGTCGCGGTGAATGGCTTGATTGCTGAAGCATGGATAAACCGCCGAGACGCAGAGAGCGTAGAGAGAAAAAACCTCATTCTCTCCTCTATGCCTCTACGCTTCGTTTATTTAGTAACCGCCGCCACAGTATTCATCACTCTCCACCTCATTGGTTTTGGTTTATACACTCGTCCTCTTCCCCAACCACCAGAAGCAGCGCTAAAAGTGGGGATTATTCAAGGTAATATCCCCAACGAAATCAAACTTTACCCTGAAGGTTTTCGTCGCGCCATTGAAGGTTACACCACTGGATATCTCAGGCTAGCAGCTCAAGATGTAGATGCAGTACTGACCCCAGAAGGCGCTT
The sequence above is a segment of the Mastigocladopsis repens PCC 10914 genome. Coding sequences within it:
- the lnt gene encoding apolipoprotein N-acyltransferase; translated protein: MQKRQSRKQGEQGKKFTILIPYLIALSSGVLMGLTVAPFGAWFLGWIALAPLWVLVIRSSQRKNSTPPTPHLLIPVSLVWGIGYHGLALSWITGIHPMTWMGVPWLASLAIALFCWIFITLWGAALVASWAICFSWILSFKVWIHRKFQSFSSTPPLLPSPPPPLIRVLIGTALWCGLEALWSAGPLWWSSLSYTQSPYNLVILHLGQLSGPSAVTAALVAVNGLIAEAWINRRDAESVERKNLILSSMPLRFVYLVTAATVFITLHLIGFGLYTRPLPQPPEAALKVGIIQGNIPNEIKLYPEGFRRAIEGYTTGYLRLAAQDVDAVLTPEGALPFFQNEIMRSSLVTAVREKGVVAWIGGFYKKGSSYTNSLFTIAGDGEIKSRYGKAKMVPIGEYIPFESILGGIISRLSPLDEHQVPGSPNQVFDTPFGRAIVGICYESAFSGQFRRQAAAGGQFILSPSNDAHYSAAMPAQHHAQDIMRAIETDRWAVRATNTGYSAFVNPHGKTLWISGHNTYEVYAQTIYRRQTQTLYVRWGDWLTPLLLAAGTITWLIQRFSSE